One segment of Streptomyces sp. NBC_00576 DNA contains the following:
- a CDS encoding anti-sigma factor family protein, which translates to MTSTTDTAGHPDVMEISDLTEGLLTPSRTGDVQRHLDECDLCADVYASLEEIRGLLGSMSSPVRMPDDIADRIDAALAAEAPVSVGATGAVSGETEGAHVSRETSAPAERLTDRPTGHAHAATGPGRKDRARRGRRRTIVLGTVFTAAALGLGSLLVSSLGDDTKQPEAASTFAGQKVENQVAELLKGQGGKKRSEIEGMQSTGRPSVKIVPTSVPACVTKGIGRSDTPILGVKRGSYDDTDAYLVVLPAAGDSTRVTAYVVDSACAKQPSPPPPGEVLLTRSYARS; encoded by the coding sequence GTGACATCCACGACCGACACGGCTGGGCACCCGGACGTCATGGAGATCTCCGACCTCACCGAAGGCCTGCTCACACCGTCCCGGACCGGGGACGTACAACGGCATCTGGACGAGTGCGATCTCTGCGCCGACGTGTACGCCTCCCTGGAAGAGATCCGCGGCCTCCTCGGCTCGATGTCGAGTCCGGTGCGAATGCCCGACGACATCGCCGACCGTATCGACGCCGCCCTCGCCGCCGAGGCTCCGGTGTCGGTGGGGGCAACCGGTGCCGTGTCCGGCGAGACCGAGGGCGCTCATGTTTCACGTGAAACATCGGCTCCCGCCGAGCGACTCACAGACCGTCCCACTGGACACGCTCACGCGGCTACCGGGCCGGGGCGCAAGGACCGCGCACGACGCGGGCGACGCCGGACCATTGTCCTGGGCACAGTCTTCACGGCTGCCGCCCTGGGGCTCGGCTCGCTGCTGGTCTCATCGCTGGGCGATGACACCAAGCAGCCCGAGGCTGCGAGCACGTTCGCCGGGCAGAAGGTCGAGAACCAGGTCGCTGAACTCCTCAAGGGTCAGGGCGGCAAGAAACGCTCCGAGATCGAAGGCATGCAGTCCACGGGCCGCCCCAGCGTCAAAATCGTTCCGACGTCGGTCCCCGCCTGCGTCACCAAGGGCATCGGCCGCAGCGACACGCCCATCCTCGGCGTCAAGCGAGGCTCCTACGACGACACCGACGCCTATCTCGTAGTGCTGCCCGCAGCTGGCGACAGCACCCGCGTCACCGCCTACGTCGTCGACTCGGCCTGTGCCAAGCAGCCCTCGCCTCCTCCTCCGGGCGAGGTTCTGCTGACGCGGTCCTACGCGCGTTCCTGA
- the sigM gene encoding RNA polymerase sigma factor SigM, with protein sequence MAEGAAFDGVSDQDLLARHVDGDPDAFGEIVRRHRDRLWAVALRTLGDREEAADAVQDALVSAYRAAHTFRGQSAVTTWLHRITVNACLDRARKAASRKTSPVDDTERLEQLLEPHESASAPAERNDLHRQLIEALGTLPPDQRAALVLVDMQGYPVAEAARVLDVPTGTVKSRCSRGRARLLPLLTHLRPENSGDGKESSDGRNRAEGTSVPPAAGRTDAGPSDSTAVKGGGGRA encoded by the coding sequence ATGGCGGAAGGCGCCGCGTTCGACGGAGTGAGCGATCAGGATCTTCTCGCCCGCCATGTCGACGGTGACCCCGACGCCTTCGGTGAGATCGTGCGCCGGCATCGTGACCGGCTCTGGGCGGTGGCCCTGCGGACGCTGGGGGACCGCGAGGAAGCCGCTGACGCCGTCCAGGACGCCCTCGTCTCCGCCTACCGGGCCGCCCACACCTTCCGGGGCCAGTCGGCCGTCACGACCTGGCTGCACCGCATCACGGTGAACGCCTGCCTGGACCGCGCGCGCAAGGCCGCCTCCCGCAAAACCTCACCGGTCGACGACACCGAACGGCTGGAGCAGCTGCTCGAGCCGCACGAGTCGGCGTCGGCCCCGGCCGAGCGCAACGATCTGCACCGCCAGCTCATCGAAGCACTCGGCACCCTCCCGCCGGACCAACGCGCCGCCCTCGTCCTGGTGGACATGCAGGGCTACCCGGTCGCGGAGGCCGCACGTGTCCTCGACGTGCCCACCGGAACGGTGAAGAGTCGCTGCTCCCGAGGCAGAGCCAGACTGCTGCCACTGCTCACCCATCTGCGGCCGGAAAACTCCGGTGACGGCAAGGAATCGAGCGACGGACGGAACCGGGCGGAGGGGACATCCGTCCCACCCGCAGCGGGACGAACGGATGCAGGGCCAAGCGATTCAACTGCTGTGAAGGGCGGAGGTGGGCGAGCGTGA
- a CDS encoding protein kinase family protein, with protein MAERSTAAVDVAANSGDEPLTAQADESTADGAAQNRERDTENDEAQGSGGTESPGKASPPELHSGHKLARRYRLEECVTRLDGFSSWRAVDEKLRRAVGVHILPADHSRARSVLAAARSSALLGDPRFVQVLDAVEENDLVYVVHEWLPDATELTALLAAGPLEAHDAYQMVSQIASAMAAAHREGLAHLRLTPGTILRSSSGQWRVRGLAVNAALRGITSDTPQRTDTEAIGALLYAALTQRWPYENDAYGLSGLPKGVGLIAPDQVRAGVHRGLSELAMRALANDGATASRHESACTTPEELVKAIGEMPRIRPPEPVFTAPPDYQRTTYQQGSYGRQAPRPGVTQPLPTPPPPLQSRTGKALKWAVSALLIAALGLGSWQLADALMDRGGSEDTKQTQTPDDNDKGTDKAKPVTTLKIQGAEEYVAKGSAQHPEDVEETYDNDSSTYWRTSSYKDGPDMNPAYKPGVGIVYDFGSAQEVSAASIGLLFGGDHTTVTLYATDSPSSSVPLTSMTKLGTVTTKGTTAKVTVTKPVKSQYVLVWFTALPYAPGDSFSDPGFKQAITDLKFTG; from the coding sequence GTGGCGGAACGGAGCACGGCTGCCGTCGACGTGGCAGCCAACAGCGGCGACGAGCCGCTGACCGCGCAGGCGGACGAGTCCACGGCCGACGGCGCGGCCCAGAACCGGGAGCGGGACACGGAGAACGACGAGGCACAGGGGAGCGGCGGGACCGAGAGTCCCGGAAAGGCCTCACCGCCCGAACTGCACAGCGGCCACAAACTCGCCAGGCGCTACCGCCTGGAGGAATGCGTCACCCGTCTGGACGGATTCAGCAGCTGGCGCGCGGTCGACGAGAAGCTTCGTCGCGCCGTCGGCGTGCACATCCTGCCTGCGGACCACTCACGGGCGCGTTCCGTGCTTGCCGCGGCCCGCTCCTCGGCCCTTCTCGGCGACCCCCGCTTCGTGCAGGTCCTCGACGCCGTCGAGGAGAACGACCTGGTGTACGTCGTCCACGAGTGGCTGCCCGACGCCACGGAGCTGACCGCGCTCCTGGCCGCCGGCCCGCTGGAGGCGCACGACGCCTACCAGATGGTCAGCCAGATCGCCTCCGCCATGGCGGCCGCACACCGTGAGGGTCTCGCGCATCTGCGCCTGACCCCGGGCACCATCCTGCGGAGTTCGTCCGGCCAGTGGCGCGTACGCGGCCTCGCGGTCAACGCCGCGCTGCGCGGCATCACTTCCGACACCCCACAGCGCACCGACACGGAGGCGATCGGCGCCCTGCTGTACGCCGCCCTCACCCAGCGCTGGCCCTACGAGAACGACGCGTACGGCCTGTCGGGGCTGCCCAAGGGCGTCGGTCTCATCGCGCCCGACCAGGTGCGGGCCGGAGTCCACCGCGGCCTGTCTGAGCTGGCGATGCGCGCGCTGGCCAACGACGGCGCCACCGCCTCACGCCACGAGTCCGCGTGCACGACGCCCGAGGAACTGGTCAAGGCGATCGGCGAGATGCCCCGCATCCGCCCGCCGGAGCCGGTGTTCACGGCCCCGCCCGACTACCAGCGCACCACGTACCAGCAGGGCTCGTACGGCCGTCAGGCACCCCGCCCGGGCGTCACACAGCCCCTGCCCACCCCGCCGCCCCCGCTGCAGAGCCGCACGGGCAAGGCCCTGAAATGGGCCGTGTCGGCGCTACTGATCGCCGCGCTGGGCCTGGGGAGTTGGCAACTGGCGGACGCGCTCATGGATCGGGGCGGCTCCGAGGACACCAAGCAGACCCAGACGCCGGACGACAACGACAAGGGCACAGACAAGGCCAAGCCGGTCACCACACTGAAGATCCAGGGTGCCGAGGAGTACGTCGCGAAGGGCAGCGCCCAGCACCCGGAGGATGTCGAGGAGACGTACGACAACGACAGCTCGACGTACTGGCGGACCTCGAGCTACAAAGACGGCCCCGACATGAACCCGGCCTACAAGCCCGGCGTGGGTATCGTCTACGACTTCGGCTCGGCCCAGGAGGTGTCGGCCGCTTCGATAGGGCTCCTCTTTGGAGGGGACCACACAACCGTCACGCTGTACGCGACGGACTCACCCAGTTCGTCGGTCCCTCTGACCTCAATGACGAAGCTCGGTACGGTGACAACCAAGGGCACCACAGCCAAGGTCACGGTCACTAAACCGGTGAAGAGCCAGTACGTGCTGGTCTGGTTCACCGCCCTGCCGTATGCACCCGGTGACTCCTTTAGCGACCCGGGCTTCAAGCAGGCCATAACGGACCTCAAGTTCACCGGCTGA
- the murJ gene encoding murein biosynthesis integral membrane protein MurJ: MNAPYDSDRGQGADDSGYPEGPPPEHGQVPAQPPADTYLQDAYTQDPYRAQDLSTQDPVAEALYDRAAHPPPPPGTYQPQPPLYGQPAQSPYAPDPHVWAQTPAPEPDGATQYLPYGDNPGTTQYVGVDALVSQAGEQRHEPDAFAHLFRDQQQGGGQGPVEPPAVPGPSPSPAPGHGSVPRAQAPASDATMQLTPQAVPAPATAPAAAKKGGRATGLLKSSAVMAAGTMVSRLTGFVRSALIVSALGLGMLGDSFQVSYQLPTMIYILTVGGGLNSVFVPQLVRAMKDDDDGGEAFANRLLTLVMVALGVLTALAVFAAPLLVRALSVEIADDPAANEVAVTFTRYFLPTIFFMGIHVVMGQILNARGKFGAMMWTPVLNNIVIIVTLGMFIWVYGSAADSGMEVTTIPPEGQRLLGIGVLLGLVVQALAMIPYLRETGFRMRLRFDWKGHGLGKAALLAKWTILFVLANQAGALVVTQLATAATGKNPKVQGTGFAAYANAQLVWGLPQAIITVSLMAALLPRLARSAHEGDGGAVRDDISQGLRTTAVAIVPIAFGFVALGIPMCTLIFGSSGTTGATNMGFMLMAFALGLIPYSVQYVVLRAFYAYEDTRTPFYNTVIVAAVNATASALCFFMLPARWAVVGMAASYGLAYAIGVGVAWNRLRKRLDGDLDGTRVLRTYARLGIASVPAALLSGAACYGIGHTLGQGVGGSFVSLLGGGAVLLVVFYVAARRMRIEELNSLVGMVRGRLGR, translated from the coding sequence ATGAACGCGCCGTACGACAGTGACCGCGGTCAGGGCGCGGACGACTCGGGCTACCCCGAGGGCCCGCCGCCCGAGCACGGCCAGGTGCCGGCGCAGCCCCCCGCGGACACGTACCTCCAGGACGCGTACACCCAGGACCCGTACCGGGCCCAGGATCTCTCCACCCAGGACCCGGTGGCCGAGGCGCTCTACGACCGCGCCGCGCACCCCCCGCCGCCCCCCGGCACGTATCAGCCGCAGCCCCCGCTCTACGGACAGCCCGCCCAGTCGCCGTACGCACCCGACCCGCACGTGTGGGCCCAGACCCCGGCCCCGGAGCCGGACGGAGCCACGCAGTACCTGCCGTACGGCGACAACCCTGGCACCACTCAGTACGTGGGCGTCGACGCCCTGGTCTCCCAGGCCGGGGAACAACGGCATGAGCCGGACGCCTTCGCCCACCTCTTCCGGGACCAGCAACAGGGCGGCGGACAGGGGCCCGTGGAGCCTCCGGCAGTGCCCGGTCCCTCCCCCTCGCCCGCCCCGGGCCACGGCTCCGTCCCGCGGGCCCAGGCCCCGGCATCCGACGCCACGATGCAGCTCACACCCCAAGCGGTACCCGCCCCCGCAACAGCGCCGGCGGCCGCCAAGAAGGGCGGACGCGCTACGGGCCTGCTGAAATCGAGCGCCGTCATGGCGGCGGGCACGATGGTCTCCCGCCTCACCGGCTTCGTCCGCTCCGCGCTGATCGTGTCGGCCCTCGGCCTCGGCATGCTGGGCGACTCGTTCCAGGTCTCCTACCAGCTGCCCACCATGATCTACATCCTGACCGTGGGCGGCGGCCTCAACTCCGTCTTCGTCCCGCAGCTCGTGCGCGCCATGAAGGACGACGACGACGGCGGCGAGGCGTTCGCGAACCGTCTGCTGACCCTCGTCATGGTGGCCCTGGGCGTGCTCACCGCGCTCGCGGTGTTCGCCGCGCCCCTGCTGGTCCGCGCCCTGTCGGTGGAGATCGCCGACGATCCGGCAGCCAACGAGGTAGCCGTCACCTTCACGCGCTACTTCCTGCCCACCATCTTCTTCATGGGTATCCACGTCGTGATGGGGCAGATCCTCAACGCGCGCGGCAAGTTCGGCGCGATGATGTGGACGCCGGTCCTGAACAACATCGTCATCATCGTGACCCTCGGCATGTTCATCTGGGTGTACGGCAGCGCGGCGGACTCCGGCATGGAGGTCACCACCATCCCGCCGGAGGGCCAGCGGCTCCTCGGCATCGGCGTGCTGCTCGGCCTCGTCGTCCAGGCCCTCGCGATGATCCCGTATCTGCGCGAGACCGGCTTCAGGATGCGGCTGCGCTTCGACTGGAAGGGCCACGGCCTCGGCAAGGCCGCGCTGCTCGCCAAGTGGACGATCCTGTTCGTCCTCGCCAACCAGGCGGGCGCCCTCGTCGTCACCCAGCTGGCCACCGCAGCCACCGGCAAGAACCCGAAGGTCCAGGGCACCGGCTTCGCGGCCTACGCCAACGCCCAGCTCGTCTGGGGCCTGCCGCAGGCCATCATCACGGTCTCCCTGATGGCCGCCCTGCTGCCCCGGCTGGCCCGCTCCGCCCACGAGGGAGACGGCGGCGCGGTCCGCGACGACATCTCCCAGGGCCTGCGCACCACCGCCGTCGCGATCGTGCCCATCGCCTTCGGCTTCGTGGCCCTCGGAATCCCGATGTGCACCCTGATCTTCGGGTCTTCGGGCACCACCGGGGCCACCAACATGGGCTTCATGCTGATGGCCTTCGCCCTCGGCCTGATCCCCTACTCCGTGCAGTACGTCGTCCTGCGCGCCTTCTACGCGTACGAGGACACCCGCACGCCCTTCTACAACACGGTGATCGTGGCCGCCGTCAACGCGACGGCCTCCGCCCTCTGCTTTTTCATGCTCCCGGCCCGCTGGGCCGTGGTCGGCATGGCCGCCTCGTACGGCCTCGCGTACGCGATCGGTGTCGGCGTCGCCTGGAACCGCCTGCGCAAGCGGCTGGACGGCGACCTCGATGGCACCCGCGTCCTGCGGACGTACGCCCGGCTGGGCATCGCCTCGGTACCGGCCGCACTGCTCAGCGGCGCGGCCTGCTACGGCATCGGCCACACTCTGGGCCAGGGCGTCGGCGGCTCGTTCGTCTCCCTGCTCGGCGGCGGTGCCGTCCTGCTCGTCGTCTTCTACGTCGCCGCCCGCCGTATGCGCATTGAAGAACTGAACTCGTTGGTGGGTATGGTGCGCGGGCGACTGGGGCGGTGA
- a CDS encoding DUF6049 family protein, translating into MAEAADFPGLTPSPARRWFRRAGVLLTGAPLLAGLLQLPAGEPAYAAESDPVVVSVDSLTPSAPTDGDTLTVSGTVLNKGKRAVTAAHVDLRVGQMLTTRSGIDDVAARTDYVQGADGTEVGGKYVEKFAKLTPGVAQPFTISVPVDKLDLGQDGVYQIGVSLSGETSAEPYEQVLGIQRTFLPWQPEEADTRTRTTYLWPLISTVHMTAETGPGEQQTPVFLNDDLAAEISPGGRLEQMLSLGRDLDVTWVIDPDLLASVDAMIGSYGIQGEKGTSTPGTGQTVAKQWLAELQDAVAGKEVVALPFADPDLASIAHNGKNVTGTLSHLKSATDVAASTVETILHITPSTDFAWPVSGTVDPSIVKIATSAGADKVIVRSDSLKETGDLPYTPSAARPIGGGTTAVVADMRLSTAFQGDMTNADSSTLAVQRFLAQSLTATLQTDKQRTVVVAPQRMPSASQAQTMAKAITDLQNSNWSQPQELTATADTKPDPGANTKVPSAYPYPALRSQQLPPSAFTTIARTQSSLDKFKIILTDKTRVETPFGRAINREMATSWRGESTAANSFRDGVRSHLDELTEQVKLIKKSETKLSGGSAKIPVTVQNNLVQPVDNLVLRVTSSNPTRLKIGDDDYQERRIAVSGGHSQSVKFTTSSNANGPIKVTAQLYTKDGQKYGDAVSFDVRVTEFTAMAMLVIGGGFLLLVLAGLRMYTQRKRAAARRSEEPGNEDEGTEQDAGTGDDHDGPTSRPQGESDPASRADAPEQPSDPTPDTAPESADPSGTGERVDR; encoded by the coding sequence GTGGCCGAGGCGGCAGACTTTCCGGGGCTGACTCCCTCTCCCGCGCGCCGGTGGTTCCGGCGAGCCGGGGTGCTGCTCACGGGGGCGCCTCTACTGGCCGGTCTGCTCCAGCTTCCCGCCGGAGAGCCCGCGTACGCCGCCGAGTCGGACCCGGTGGTCGTCTCCGTCGACTCGCTCACCCCCAGCGCCCCCACCGACGGGGACACGCTGACCGTGTCCGGCACGGTGCTGAACAAGGGCAAGCGGGCGGTCACGGCCGCCCATGTGGACCTGCGCGTGGGACAGATGCTGACCACCCGCTCGGGGATCGACGACGTCGCCGCGCGCACCGACTACGTACAGGGCGCCGACGGCACGGAGGTCGGCGGCAAGTACGTCGAGAAGTTCGCGAAGCTCACCCCGGGCGTCGCCCAGCCGTTCACCATCTCCGTACCGGTCGACAAGCTGGATCTCGGCCAGGACGGCGTCTACCAGATCGGCGTCTCGCTGTCCGGCGAGACCTCCGCGGAACCGTACGAGCAGGTGCTCGGGATCCAGCGGACGTTCCTGCCGTGGCAGCCCGAGGAGGCTGACACGAGGACGCGGACGACGTATCTGTGGCCGCTGATCTCCACGGTCCACATGACGGCGGAGACCGGCCCGGGCGAGCAGCAGACGCCCGTTTTCCTCAACGACGACCTCGCCGCGGAAATCTCCCCGGGGGGACGCCTTGAGCAGATGCTCTCCCTGGGCAGGGACCTCGACGTCACCTGGGTGATCGACCCCGACCTGCTGGCCTCCGTCGACGCGATGATCGGCAGCTACGGCATCCAGGGCGAGAAGGGCACCAGCACACCCGGCACGGGTCAGACAGTCGCCAAGCAGTGGCTCGCCGAACTCCAGGACGCGGTCGCGGGCAAGGAGGTAGTCGCCCTCCCCTTCGCCGACCCCGACCTCGCCTCCATCGCGCACAACGGCAAGAACGTCACTGGCACCCTGAGCCATCTCAAGAGCGCCACGGACGTCGCCGCCAGCACCGTGGAGACGATCCTCCACATCACGCCCAGCACCGACTTCGCGTGGCCGGTGAGCGGTACTGTCGACCCGTCGATCGTCAAGATCGCCACCTCGGCGGGTGCCGACAAGGTGATCGTGCGCAGCGACAGTCTGAAGGAGACCGGCGACCTGCCGTACACGCCCTCGGCGGCCCGCCCCATCGGCGGTGGCACCACGGCGGTGGTCGCTGACATGCGGCTGTCCACGGCCTTCCAGGGCGACATGACGAACGCCGACAGTTCCACGCTCGCGGTGCAGAGGTTCCTCGCCCAGAGCCTGACGGCCACCCTCCAGACCGACAAGCAGCGCACCGTCGTCGTCGCCCCGCAGCGCATGCCGTCCGCGAGCCAGGCCCAGACCATGGCGAAAGCGATCACCGACCTCCAGAACTCGAACTGGTCCCAGCCCCAGGAACTCACCGCGACCGCCGACACCAAGCCTGACCCGGGCGCCAACACCAAGGTGCCTTCGGCATACCCGTACCCCGCACTGCGCAGCCAGCAGCTGCCGCCGTCGGCGTTCACAACGATCGCGCGCACGCAGAGCAGTCTCGACAAATTCAAGATCATCCTTACTGACAAGACCCGCGTGGAGACCCCCTTCGGACGGGCCATCAACCGTGAGATGGCCACGTCCTGGCGCGGCGAATCCACTGCGGCCAACAGTTTCCGCGACGGCGTGAGGTCACACCTCGACGAACTGACCGAACAGGTCAAGCTGATCAAGAAGTCCGAGACGAAGCTCTCCGGCGGCAGCGCCAAGATCCCGGTGACCGTCCAGAACAACCTCGTCCAGCCCGTCGACAACCTCGTGCTGCGGGTCACTTCGTCGAACCCGACCCGGCTCAAGATCGGTGACGACGACTACCAGGAGCGGCGGATCGCGGTCTCGGGCGGGCACAGCCAGTCGGTGAAGTTCACCACGTCGTCCAACGCCAACGGCCCGATCAAGGTGACCGCCCAGCTGTATACGAAGGACGGTCAGAAATACGGAGATGCTGTCTCCTTCGATGTGAGGGTCACCGAGTTCACGGCCATGGCGATGCTGGTCATCGGCGGCGGCTTCCTGCTGCTCGTACTCGCCGGCCTGCGCATGTACACGCAGCGCAAGCGCGCCGCCGCCCGGCGCTCCGAGGAGCCCGGCAACGAGGACGAGGGCACGGAACAGGACGCCGGCACCGGCGACGACCACGACGGCCCCACGAGCCGTCCGCAGGGAGAATCGGACCCGGCGTCGCGGGCAGACGCCCCGGAGCAGCCGAGTGACCCGACGCCGGACACCGCTCCGGAAAGCGCGGACCCATCCGGGACGGGTGAGAGAGTGGACCGTTGA
- a CDS encoding CCA tRNA nucleotidyltransferase produces the protein MSNANEDNASDLSQAQHHAVSELLRVAPVADDLARRFQEAGFSLALVGGSVRDALLGRLGNDLDFTTDARPDDVLKIVRPWADAVWEVGIAFGTVGAQKEGFQIEVTTYRSEAYDRTSRKPEVSYGDSIEEDLVRRDFTVNAMAVALPEKVFIDPHGGREDLTRRVLRTPGTPEESFSDDPLRMMRAARFAAQLDFEVAPEVVTAMTDMAGRIEIVSAERVRDELNKLILSTHPRKGLTLLVDTGLADHVLPELPALRLERDEHHRHKDVYEHTLIVLEQAIELEQDGPDLVLRLAALLHDIGKPRTRRFEEDGRVSFHHHEVVGAKMTKKRMTALKYSNELVKDVSRLVELHLRFHGYGTGEWTDSAVRRYVRDAGPLLDRLHKLTRSDCTTRNKRRATALSRAYDGLEERIGQLQEQEELDSIRPDLDGNQIMEILGVGPGPAIGQAYKFLLELRLENGPMEQEAAVGALKEWWAGQG, from the coding sequence GTGTCGAACGCCAACGAAGACAATGCCAGTGACCTGAGCCAGGCGCAGCACCACGCGGTGAGTGAGCTGCTGCGGGTGGCCCCGGTCGCCGACGACCTTGCCCGCCGTTTCCAGGAGGCCGGGTTCTCGCTCGCCCTGGTCGGCGGCTCCGTCCGGGATGCGCTACTGGGCAGGCTCGGCAATGATCTGGACTTCACGACCGACGCCCGACCCGACGACGTACTGAAGATCGTCCGGCCCTGGGCAGACGCCGTTTGGGAGGTCGGGATCGCCTTTGGGACGGTTGGGGCGCAAAAGGAGGGTTTCCAGATCGAGGTGACGACCTATCGGTCGGAGGCGTACGACCGGACCTCGCGCAAGCCCGAGGTGTCGTACGGCGACTCCATCGAGGAGGACCTCGTCCGGCGTGACTTCACGGTGAACGCGATGGCCGTGGCCCTTCCGGAGAAGGTGTTCATCGATCCGCACGGCGGACGTGAGGACCTGACGAGGCGGGTACTGCGTACGCCGGGCACGCCTGAGGAGTCCTTCTCGGACGACCCGCTGCGGATGATGCGGGCCGCGCGGTTCGCCGCCCAGCTCGACTTCGAGGTGGCACCCGAGGTCGTCACCGCCATGACCGACATGGCCGGGCGCATCGAGATCGTCTCGGCGGAGCGGGTACGGGACGAGCTGAACAAGCTGATCCTGTCCACGCACCCGCGCAAGGGCCTGACGCTGCTGGTGGACACCGGCCTCGCCGACCATGTCCTGCCCGAGCTGCCGGCCCTGCGTCTGGAGCGTGACGAGCACCATCGGCACAAGGACGTCTACGAGCACACGCTGATCGTCCTGGAGCAGGCGATCGAGCTGGAGCAGGACGGTCCCGACCTCGTTCTCCGGCTGGCCGCGCTGCTGCACGACATCGGCAAGCCGCGCACGCGCCGCTTCGAGGAGGACGGGCGGGTCTCGTTCCACCACCACGAAGTGGTCGGGGCGAAGATGACCAAGAAGCGGATGACGGCGCTCAAGTACTCCAACGAGCTGGTGAAGGACGTCTCACGACTGGTCGAACTCCACCTGCGCTTCCACGGGTACGGCACCGGAGAGTGGACTGACTCGGCCGTCCGCCGCTACGTCCGGGACGCGGGCCCTCTTCTCGACCGTCTCCACAAACTGACCCGCTCGGACTGCACCACGCGGAACAAGCGCAGGGCCACGGCGCTTTCGCGGGCGTACGACGGTCTGGAGGAACGCATCGGCCAGCTCCAGGAACAGGAGGAGCTGGACTCGATCCGTCCCGACCTCGACGGCAACCAGATCATGGAGATCCTGGGCGTCGGACCTGGTCCTGCGATCGGGCAGGCGTACAAGTTTCTGCTGGAACTGCGGCTGGAGAATGGGCCGATGGAGCAGGAGGCGGCGGTGGGGGCGCTCAAAGAGTGGTGGGCAGGGCAGGGCTGA
- a CDS encoding LppU/SCO3897 family protein, protein MACAEEDIPTTRAADAPTTSVARASFDLITIPQLYEAVHHWCYLRCHSDPNTRAPSHAYPHQTGPAGHDKGCSGAWQRLEAVEKLDNSSDKNKCKTVTESTIYYIQSGSGHDVVLCLKETK, encoded by the coding sequence ATGGCCTGCGCCGAGGAAGACATCCCCACCACCAGGGCGGCGGACGCACCGACGACCAGCGTTGCACGAGCGAGCTTTGACTTGATCACGATTCCCCAGCTATATGAAGCGGTGCACCACTGGTGTTACCTGCGATGCCACAGTGATCCAAACACTAGGGCCCCGTCGCATGCATATCCACATCAAACCGGCCCCGCCGGGCATGACAAGGGCTGCTCAGGAGCGTGGCAGCGCCTCGAGGCGGTCGAGAAGCTCGATAACAGCAGCGACAAGAACAAGTGCAAGACCGTCACGGAATCCACCATCTACTACATCCAGTCGGGTAGTGGCCATGACGTTGTGCTCTGCTTGAAGGAAACCAAGTAA
- a CDS encoding LppU/SCO3897 family protein encodes MTTPPQDQNPNAPVPVEPTAPQQPYPPHQGAPFQGAPVPPPAPTNRFSKKLLRIGVFIVVAIAIAGGKWYFGQSDAETTSVGACMHNDGTDTNADLNEVDCTSSDAQYKVVEKFDNTSDSNKCEAVTESTIAYIQQGGNHDVVLCLKEA; translated from the coding sequence GTGACCACTCCGCCGCAGGACCAGAACCCGAACGCCCCTGTGCCCGTCGAGCCGACGGCGCCTCAGCAGCCGTACCCGCCGCACCAGGGTGCCCCGTTCCAGGGAGCTCCGGTCCCGCCGCCCGCGCCGACCAACCGCTTCAGCAAGAAGCTGCTGCGCATAGGCGTGTTCATCGTCGTCGCGATAGCCATCGCCGGCGGCAAGTGGTACTTCGGTCAGAGTGACGCCGAGACGACGTCCGTGGGCGCCTGCATGCACAACGACGGTACGGACACGAACGCCGACCTCAACGAAGTCGACTGCACCTCCAGCGACGCCCAGTACAAGGTCGTCGAGAAGTTCGACAACACCAGCGACTCCAACAAGTGCGAGGCCGTCACGGAGTCGACGATCGCCTACATCCAGCAGGGCGGCAACCACGACGTCGTGCTCTGCCTCAAGGAAGCCTGA